In a single window of the Terriglobia bacterium genome:
- a CDS encoding glycosyltransferase family 1 protein, which produces MKLLLEDGFSVEKGTGVGRYTVNLARELGKYPEIEVLPPARNLVRKIRPSIARRLAYAAWLETAFQAQILRLDADVVHFTNYLVPRNRKSKARFVASVHDLTAWKMPESLPRTYVSYIRKAISRAVNVADLILCPSASIRKEVIERFGLAKEKVRSAWNGDSRLPEVPAGRCEELRRQLASRLRLHKPYILFVGTLERRKNVTTLVEAFARVAEEFDLQCVMVGKPGFGFPEIRSSIEHQSCRERYILAGFVTDEELAWLYTHAELFAFPSWYEGFGTPLVEAMCFGLPIVASRIPSTEEVAAEAAVYYDSPPDHEALAGKISEVLNSSEVRRGLGLSGKQRSEKFSWKNLARTHIDAYRYCLNA; this is translated from the coding sequence GTGAAACTTCTGCTCGAAGACGGGTTCTCGGTGGAGAAAGGAACGGGCGTGGGCAGGTATACCGTGAACCTCGCGCGAGAACTGGGAAAGTATCCTGAAATCGAGGTTCTTCCGCCAGCGAGGAACCTGGTCCGGAAAATCCGCCCCTCGATCGCCCGGCGCCTCGCCTACGCAGCATGGCTCGAAACAGCTTTCCAGGCTCAGATTCTCAGACTTGATGCCGACGTCGTCCATTTTACAAACTACCTTGTACCGCGTAATCGCAAATCCAAGGCCAGGTTTGTGGCGTCCGTCCACGACTTGACTGCCTGGAAAATGCCTGAATCCCTTCCTCGGACCTATGTAAGTTATATCCGCAAAGCTATTTCGCGGGCAGTCAATGTTGCCGATCTCATTCTTTGCCCTTCGGCCTCAATAAGGAAAGAGGTCATCGAACGCTTCGGCCTGGCCAAAGAAAAGGTTCGGAGCGCCTGGAACGGGGACTCGCGTCTGCCCGAAGTACCGGCCGGAAGGTGCGAAGAACTTCGCCGTCAGCTTGCCAGTCGGTTGCGCCTCCATAAGCCCTACATCCTTTTCGTTGGTACGCTCGAACGGCGGAAGAATGTGACCACACTGGTGGAGGCGTTTGCCCGCGTCGCCGAGGAGTTTGACCTGCAGTGCGTGATGGTGGGCAAACCCGGCTTCGGGTTTCCGGAAATCAGGAGTTCAATTGAGCACCAGAGTTGTCGCGAACGGTATATCCTGGCCGGGTTCGTGACCGACGAAGAGCTTGCCTGGCTTTATACGCACGCTGAACTTTTTGCATTCCCTTCCTGGTATGAAGGATTTGGCACTCCATTGGTGGAGGCAATGTGTTTCGGGCTGCCGATTGTCGCCTCGCGCATCCCTTCCACAGAGGAAGTTGCGGCCGAGGCAGCCGTCTACTATGATAGCCCGCCAGACCATGAAGCATTGGCTGGCAAGATCAGTGAAGTTCTAAACAGTTCTGAAGTCAGGCGGGGATTGGGCCTGAGCGGTAAGCAACGGTCTGAAAAATTCAGTTGGAAGAACCTGGCCCGAACGCACATTGATGCCTACCGGTACTGTCTGAATGCCTGA
- a CDS encoding glycosyltransferase: MGKVPSLNLLTCNWHTGYLYNLSKIGHQWLVMGEWQEWNRPMPANYKLGTWDTARRDFARFDAVIGHDVRHDLGRLLPYCLRYHKPYIQVIHGRRARSGFSRSRIRRFAKQLYSSAVLRPLVVLGLMRVVFISPYARSDWGFDGTTIDQGIPLDEMEAYQGTERSLLVVGNTLHREHFAFDELMEIRKQVPVTVVGENPHVPGSRPSKNWDDLRSLYSRHRAYLNLTREPEAGHNLALLEAMASGMPAIALKHPFTPIRDGENGFLVENVSQAVERAKQLLGNDELARSLGRCAQDTVERDFSVSAFRERWSELLADSIGAALSRRAVGSGAGKGETNRF; the protein is encoded by the coding sequence ATGGGAAAAGTTCCAAGCCTTAACCTCCTTACCTGCAACTGGCACACGGGCTATCTCTACAACCTGTCGAAAATCGGGCATCAGTGGCTCGTCATGGGCGAATGGCAGGAGTGGAACCGTCCCATGCCGGCAAATTACAAGCTGGGAACATGGGACACCGCGCGGCGGGATTTCGCACGGTTTGACGCTGTGATCGGGCACGATGTTCGGCACGACCTGGGAAGGCTTCTTCCTTACTGCCTGCGCTACCATAAGCCTTACATTCAGGTCATCCATGGCCGAAGAGCGCGCAGCGGATTCAGCCGCAGCAGGATTCGCAGATTTGCGAAGCAGCTCTACTCCAGTGCCGTGCTGCGCCCTCTGGTTGTTCTGGGACTGATGAGGGTCGTGTTCATCTCTCCCTACGCGCGGTCCGATTGGGGATTCGATGGGACGACAATCGACCAGGGCATACCTCTGGATGAAATGGAGGCCTATCAGGGCACGGAGCGGTCTCTCCTGGTTGTCGGCAACACCCTGCACAGGGAGCATTTTGCCTTCGATGAGCTGATGGAAATCCGGAAACAGGTTCCTGTCACCGTCGTCGGCGAGAATCCGCACGTTCCTGGTTCCCGCCCTTCGAAAAACTGGGATGACTTGAGGTCGCTCTACTCACGCCACCGAGCGTATCTGAACCTTACACGTGAGCCCGAGGCCGGCCACAACCTGGCCTTGCTGGAGGCGATGGCCTCCGGTATGCCGGCGATTGCGCTGAAGCATCCGTTTACTCCCATCCGGGACGGCGAAAACGGTTTCCTGGTGGAAAACGTGTCGCAGGCTGTCGAGCGCGCGAAGCAGCTCCTGGGCAATGACGAACTCGCCAGAAGCCTGGGAAGGTGCGCCCAAGACACGGTCGAGCGTGATTTTTCGGTGAGTGCTTTTCGCGAGCGCTGGAGCGAACTGCTGGCGGACAGCATCGGAGCGGCGTTATCCCGGCGTGCTGTCGGAAGCGGGGCTGGCAAAGGAGAAACGAATCGTTTCTGA
- a CDS encoding radical SAM protein has translation MNKVALKRKSRFVRTRVRELRMISKALLSSRHPVLAHIIPIRRCNLSCAYCNEYDNFSKPLPLETMYRRLDRLSDLGTSIITISGGEPLLHPQLEAIIRHIRWRGMMAGMITNGYLLTQARINSLNDAGLEHLQISIDNVKPDDISKKSLKVLDQKLQLLAGHAVFQVNINSVLGSAVNDPEDALTVARRAIELGFTSTVGVIHDHEGQFRPLSAQQQKIFSTIMGMGKRSYSRFNRHQKYVAQGIPRDWRCRAGSRYLYVCEDGLVHYCSQQRGYPGIPLENYTPQHLYHEYRTIKSCASRCTIQCVQHIALLDNWRDPQTQPGFERPVEPVGELQPTVPDN, from the coding sequence ATGAACAAAGTCGCTCTGAAGCGAAAATCCCGATTTGTTCGCACGAGAGTGCGAGAGCTTCGGATGATCTCCAAAGCCTTGCTCTCCTCTCGGCATCCCGTCCTTGCCCACATCATCCCTATTCGCCGCTGCAACCTTTCCTGTGCCTACTGCAACGAGTACGACAATTTTTCCAAGCCGTTGCCGCTTGAAACGATGTATCGCCGGCTTGACCGCCTGTCCGATCTGGGGACGAGCATCATAACCATCAGCGGGGGCGAGCCGTTGCTCCATCCGCAGCTCGAAGCTATCATCAGGCATATTCGGTGGCGCGGCATGATGGCCGGCATGATCACCAACGGCTATCTGCTGACGCAGGCGCGAATCAACTCCCTGAACGATGCGGGGCTCGAACATCTCCAGATCAGCATCGACAACGTCAAGCCCGACGACATCTCAAAGAAAAGCCTGAAAGTGCTTGACCAGAAGTTGCAACTGCTTGCCGGGCATGCGGTGTTTCAGGTCAATATCAATTCGGTTCTGGGCAGCGCCGTCAATGATCCCGAGGACGCGCTCACCGTTGCACGCCGCGCCATCGAACTCGGTTTTACGTCCACGGTTGGCGTCATCCACGATCATGAAGGGCAGTTTCGTCCGCTCAGCGCGCAGCAACAAAAGATATTCAGCACCATCATGGGCATGGGCAAGCGCTCATACTCACGATTTAATCGCCATCAGAAGTATGTGGCCCAGGGGATTCCGCGCGATTGGCGATGCCGCGCCGGAAGCCGCTATCTCTATGTCTGCGAGGACGGCCTGGTCCATTACTGCTCGCAGCAGCGGGGTTATCCCGGCATCCCTCTGGAAAACTACACACCGCAGCACCTTTACCACGAGTACCGCACCATCAAATCGTGCGCCTCGCGCTGTACCATCCAGTGCGTGCAGCACATCGCGCTGCTTGATAACTGGCGCGATCCCCAGACCCAGCCCGGATTTGAGCGGCCCGTCGAGCCGGTGGGAGAACTCCAGCCGACCGTTCCCGACAACTAA
- a CDS encoding ABC transporter ATP-binding protein: MGSIFLETAAEESRNRFGCMEPIISTENLTKTYRVGKVDVPALRGVDLVVQEGEFLAVVGPSGCGKSTLLHVLGGLTRPSGGRVLVDGNNFLEMNDGERTKFRRHKIGFVFQRYNLLPTLTARHNIAIAQHIQGDGFNPHRFGSVAEMLGIRDKLDRKPYALSGGEQQRVAIARAVICEPKLLLADEPTGNLDTENSQVVLNMLRNLNRDFRQTILMITHNPEAASVGDRIIRMRDGRVVSD; the protein is encoded by the coding sequence ATGGGATCTATATTTCTGGAGACCGCTGCGGAGGAAAGCCGGAACAGATTTGGTTGTATGGAACCCATTATCTCAACGGAGAACCTGACAAAAACCTATCGAGTCGGGAAAGTTGACGTTCCGGCGCTGCGCGGGGTGGACCTTGTCGTCCAGGAAGGAGAATTTCTCGCTGTTGTGGGGCCCTCCGGATGTGGCAAATCAACCCTGCTGCACGTCCTGGGAGGTTTAACCCGGCCCAGCGGCGGCCGCGTGCTGGTGGATGGCAACAACTTCCTCGAGATGAACGACGGGGAACGCACAAAATTTCGCCGCCACAAGATCGGTTTTGTATTCCAGCGGTACAATCTGCTGCCCACCCTGACTGCCAGGCACAACATCGCGATTGCACAACACATTCAGGGTGACGGATTCAATCCGCATCGGTTCGGCTCAGTGGCGGAGATGCTGGGCATTAGAGACAAGCTGGACCGTAAACCTTATGCGCTCTCAGGTGGCGAGCAGCAACGCGTGGCGATTGCGCGCGCGGTTATCTGCGAGCCTAAGCTCCTGCTGGCCGATGAGCCCACTGGCAACCTGGACACTGAAAACTCCCAGGTTGTGCTGAACATGCTGCGAAACCTGAACCGGGACTTTCGCCAGACCATCCTGATGATCACGCACAACCCGGAGGCGGCTTCAGTGGGCGACCGGATTATTCGCATGCGTGACGGCCGAGTCGTTTCCGATTGA
- a CDS encoding glycosyltransferase, which yields MRKVLFFCYDLKDGGSPQVASGILNHLNRDVFNPVLVTYSEARVFPVPEGTTEYTLHIHGGGSLFQKLKANLTAVFRLRRIIRLEEPEIAVGMGGMTNWGLILAARLARKNTSVIIGEHGAGALKYRADRVTSLMMRLLNWFLYPLADRIVAISDGVRQYLVREMKVAEGEIVLIHNPVDIKRIQKLSREQVDDPWLHDRDRPVVLWVGRMATVKGLEYLVGAFERVIKEIDARLVLVGEGSLENAIRELVRQKGLQEKVRFAGFQSNPYRYMSRSSVFAFPSLSEGFGMVLVEAMACGLPVVATDCVAGPSEVLLNGKCGILVPVADEEALARGIVSLLTDTALRERLISAAMERVTDFEPAKVIASYERLFLELCNDHRIQDPVPAAS from the coding sequence ATGCGCAAGGTTCTATTTTTCTGTTATGACCTGAAAGACGGCGGATCTCCACAGGTGGCGTCGGGCATTCTCAATCACCTGAACCGGGATGTGTTTAATCCGGTCTTGGTCACCTATTCGGAAGCGAGAGTTTTTCCAGTCCCTGAAGGAACCACCGAATACACTCTCCACATCCATGGGGGCGGCAGCCTGTTTCAGAAGCTGAAAGCCAACCTGACAGCGGTATTCCGACTGCGGCGGATAATTCGTCTGGAAGAGCCTGAGATCGCCGTCGGGATGGGTGGAATGACCAATTGGGGACTGATTCTGGCGGCTAGGCTGGCGAGGAAGAACACGAGCGTCATCATTGGGGAGCATGGAGCGGGGGCATTGAAGTATCGCGCAGATCGGGTGACGTCACTGATGATGCGTCTCCTCAACTGGTTCCTGTATCCGCTTGCCGACCGGATTGTCGCAATCTCCGACGGCGTGCGGCAATATCTTGTGAGAGAAATGAAGGTTGCGGAGGGGGAAATAGTTCTTATTCACAACCCGGTCGACATCAAAAGAATCCAGAAGCTGTCTCGGGAACAGGTCGACGATCCATGGTTGCATGACAGAGACAGGCCTGTGGTACTTTGGGTCGGCAGAATGGCAACCGTGAAGGGACTGGAATACCTGGTTGGCGCCTTCGAGCGCGTGATCAAGGAAATCGATGCCCGGCTGGTCCTGGTCGGTGAAGGCTCACTGGAGAATGCGATTCGTGAACTGGTCAGACAGAAAGGACTGCAGGAAAAGGTCCGCTTCGCAGGTTTTCAGAGCAACCCCTATCGCTACATGTCCCGGAGCTCCGTGTTCGCGTTTCCGTCCCTTAGCGAGGGATTTGGAATGGTTCTTGTAGAGGCCATGGCGTGCGGGCTGCCCGTGGTAGCGACGGACTGCGTGGCCGGGCCGTCGGAAGTCCTTCTGAACGGCAAATGTGGAATCCTGGTTCCGGTGGCCGATGAGGAGGCCCTGGCGCGAGGGATCGTTTCGCTGCTGACCGATACGGCCCTCCGTGAGCGACTGATCTCGGCTGCGATGGAACGGGTAACCGATTTCGAACCGGCTAAAGTGATCGCCTCATATGAGCGGCTATTTCTGGAATTGTGCAATGATCACCGGATTCAAGATCCCGTTCCTGCCGCAAGTTGA
- a CDS encoding ABC transporter permease, producing the protein MVNRMIFENILHRPIRTLVSVLAVAIEVGMVMLVVGMTHGMVNETAKRVQGVGADIMVQPPGASLFLGLTQAPMPVQVGDRLAEIPHVLAVTPVLLFLNTRGGINLIYGVDMPSFKRVSGGFVYLKGGPFEHPYDMLVDDWYARSNDVKVGQTLNLLNNNFRVSGIVEHGMGARIFIPLSTAQDLTGAHDKASIFYIKCTDPGYIPSVSTAIRNLLPTHQILAVKEYVSLMTSNDLPALDAFITAMIAVAVGIGFMVIFLSMYTTITERTREIGILKSLGAGKRYIIGVILQEAGLLSIIGILAGYGGTWLARKGIVAAFPTLTVELTLHWALWAGLLALGGSLMGAFYPAIRAARLDPVDSLAYE; encoded by the coding sequence GTGGTCAACAGGATGATCTTCGAGAATATTCTTCACCGGCCGATCCGCACGCTGGTGAGCGTTCTGGCCGTGGCCATTGAGGTGGGGATGGTGATGCTCGTCGTCGGAATGACCCACGGCATGGTGAATGAAACGGCAAAAAGGGTCCAGGGCGTGGGAGCGGACATCATGGTGCAGCCTCCCGGCGCCTCGTTGTTCCTCGGGCTGACCCAGGCCCCAATGCCGGTCCAGGTGGGTGATCGTCTTGCGGAAATCCCGCATGTGCTGGCGGTAACCCCCGTGCTGTTGTTTCTCAACACGCGTGGCGGCATCAATCTGATTTATGGCGTTGATATGCCGAGCTTCAAGCGGGTGAGCGGCGGATTTGTCTACCTGAAAGGCGGTCCCTTCGAGCATCCGTATGACATGCTTGTGGACGACTGGTATGCCCGTTCGAATGACGTAAAAGTTGGGCAAACGCTGAATCTGCTGAATAACAACTTCCGCGTCTCCGGTATTGTTGAGCACGGCATGGGAGCGCGGATTTTCATTCCCTTATCGACCGCCCAGGACCTTACCGGGGCGCATGATAAAGCTTCGATCTTTTATATCAAGTGCACCGACCCCGGATACATTCCGTCTGTTTCCACGGCGATTCGCAACCTGCTGCCGACGCACCAGATCCTCGCCGTCAAGGAATATGTCTCGCTGATGACGTCGAATGATCTTCCCGCGTTGGACGCCTTTATTACGGCCATGATTGCGGTAGCGGTGGGAATCGGCTTTATGGTCATTTTTCTTTCGATGTACACGACAATTACTGAAAGAACGCGCGAAATCGGTATTTTAAAGTCACTGGGGGCAGGCAAAAGGTATATCATAGGTGTGATACTGCAGGAAGCCGGACTGCTCAGCATCATCGGCATCCTTGCAGGATATGGAGGAACGTGGCTGGCAAGAAAAGGCATTGTGGCGGCGTTCCCTACTTTAACCGTTGAATTGACCTTACATTGGGCGCTCTGGGCGGGACTGCTGGCCCTGGGAGGTTCATTGATGGGCGCCTTCTACCCGGCAATACGTGCGGCCCGCCTCGACCCAGTGGACTCGCTGGCGTACGAGTAG
- a CDS encoding outer membrane lipoprotein carrier protein LolA encodes MDLTQVLSHMDQTAKRLKTLSADLEYTKVTVLVNDFSTESGELYFRNSKTPDILIKFTAPVPKIILFRKNKAEIYQPKINQIQEFDPSKHSQLIQQFLLLGFGTQSDDMQKVYAVKYLREEGLGGDTTALLELTPREESVASQLSKVQLWISEESWLPVQQKFFEAGGDYLVARYSSVKVNRNLPSSTFQIHVAKDAKRVRR; translated from the coding sequence TTGGACCTCACTCAAGTCCTTTCCCATATGGACCAGACTGCCAAACGCCTCAAGACGCTCTCCGCGGACCTCGAGTACACTAAAGTGACGGTCCTGGTCAATGACTTTTCCACAGAATCCGGCGAGCTGTATTTTCGAAATTCGAAAACACCCGATATCCTTATCAAGTTTACGGCGCCGGTACCTAAGATCATCCTTTTCAGGAAGAACAAGGCGGAGATCTACCAGCCAAAAATCAATCAGATCCAGGAATTTGATCCCAGCAAGCATTCTCAACTGATCCAGCAGTTTCTGCTGCTGGGATTCGGCACCCAGTCGGACGACATGCAAAAAGTCTATGCGGTGAAATACCTGAGAGAAGAAGGGTTGGGCGGGGATACGACTGCCCTTCTGGAACTGACTCCCCGGGAGGAGAGCGTGGCGTCTCAGCTTTCAAAGGTCCAACTTTGGATCAGCGAGGAATCCTGGCTTCCGGTGCAGCAGAAGTTTTTTGAGGCGGGCGGCGATTACTTAGTGGCCCGTTACAGTTCTGTCAAGGTTAATCGCAATCTGCCATCCTCCACCTTTCAGATCCACGTTGCAAAGGATGCCAAGCGGGTCAGGAGGTAA
- a CDS encoding outer membrane lipoprotein-sorting protein, whose translation MTATVEFKPTTGSVYTGVINEYQTVGGFILLKKPATIRILGQAPVVKTEIFDMVSDGRQFRVSIPPKNKFIEGRVDYRGSANQPLENLRPSHILDALLIPPVDETKEKFFNEEVHASNDKYYYVINVVEPNGSGELALKRKVWIDRSDMSITGLQLYGPGGTLVEGVEYTDYRDFQGIRYPAQITLNRPEEGYTLSITVEKATFNQPIPPDKFVLKQPPNSTLVELGGEK comes from the coding sequence ATGACCGCAACCGTCGAGTTTAAGCCGACCACCGGCTCGGTCTATACAGGAGTCATCAACGAGTACCAGACCGTCGGCGGCTTTATCCTCCTGAAGAAACCAGCCACGATCCGCATTCTTGGCCAGGCGCCGGTGGTTAAGACAGAAATTTTTGACATGGTTTCCGACGGACGGCAATTTCGAGTTTCCATCCCTCCAAAAAACAAGTTCATCGAGGGAAGGGTCGACTACCGAGGATCGGCCAATCAGCCTCTGGAAAATCTCAGGCCCTCTCATATTCTGGATGCCCTGCTCATTCCTCCCGTCGATGAAACAAAAGAGAAGTTCTTCAATGAGGAGGTCCACGCGTCCAATGACAAGTACTATTACGTCATCAATGTCGTTGAACCGAACGGCTCGGGTGAGTTGGCCCTGAAACGGAAAGTGTGGATCGATCGCTCCGATATGAGTATTACCGGCCTTCAGCTTTACGGGCCCGGAGGAACGCTCGTGGAAGGTGTTGAATACACCGATTATCGCGACTTCCAGGGGATCCGTTATCCTGCCCAGATCACCTTGAATCGTCCGGAAGAAGGCTACACGCTTTCCATTACGGTGGAAAAGGCCACGTTCAATCAACCGATTCCGCCGGACAAATTTGTGTTGAAACAGCCGCCAAACTCAACCCTGGTCGAATTGGGCGGAGAAAAGTAG
- a CDS encoding TrmH family RNA methyltransferase, with protein MNWRMVLVRPRNPLNIGAAARAMANFGFDDLVIVAPYDPVWREARSAVGAGHVLKSARMADRLPEAIGDCNFVVGTTTGSRRNLDRGPVLLTDFASTAVKLPARARAAVLFGSEKTGLLNDHLSYCHMLVRIPTTGECPSMNLGQSVAVVCFELARAAGFPHAAASGRAHSSLPANLQSLDHILDRAARLLDHAGYFKPKGKQAQVLKLRRLLIDLRLSNHDVRVLGGVLAQLEWKLNTGRAFGKEDCPDEQV; from the coding sequence GTGAATTGGCGCATGGTGCTGGTGCGGCCCCGCAATCCCCTCAACATCGGCGCCGCTGCACGCGCCATGGCCAATTTCGGTTTTGATGACCTGGTGATTGTGGCCCCATATGACCCTGTCTGGAGGGAGGCCCGTTCGGCCGTCGGCGCTGGGCATGTCCTGAAATCGGCGCGCATGGCAGACCGGCTTCCCGAAGCAATTGGCGACTGCAACTTCGTGGTGGGGACCACGACGGGCTCGCGACGAAACCTGGATCGTGGTCCCGTTCTGCTCACCGACTTCGCCTCAACCGCAGTGAAGCTTCCCGCCCGGGCGCGCGCTGCGGTCTTGTTTGGTTCTGAAAAGACCGGCTTATTGAATGATCATTTGAGTTACTGCCACATGCTGGTGCGGATTCCTACAACCGGCGAGTGCCCCTCGATGAACCTGGGACAATCCGTAGCGGTTGTCTGCTTTGAGCTGGCGCGAGCCGCTGGATTTCCCCACGCTGCCGCCAGCGGGCGCGCGCATTCGTCATTGCCGGCCAACCTTCAATCGCTCGACCACATCCTCGATCGTGCCGCCAGGCTCCTGGACCACGCCGGCTATTTCAAGCCCAAGGGAAAGCAGGCGCAGGTTTTGAAACTCCGCCGGCTGTTGATCGACCTGCGCTTGAGCAACCACGATGTGCGCGTGCTCGGCGGTGTGCTCGCACAATTGGAATGGAAATTGAATACAGGCCGGGCGTTCGGCAAAGAAGACTGCCCGGATGAGCAGGTTTAG